AGGGACTGTATAATTCGAATTTCTTTTACATTGAAGGTGCAGTGTGTAATTTTTCCTTACACATAATTATCCTTTTTTTCATATacatttcaaaattcaaagaataaCTTAACATCTTATGAACACAATTCAGAGAAAAAGTGAGTTAGTAGAACCCATTACACAATGGTAAATTGCTACCACTTTCAGTTTGATTTGATTGTGAAAAAAAGTCTGTACAGGGCTGTATAATGTATTGCACCAGCATCTCTTTTGGACTAAAGTCAAACTTTGACTTCTGCCCTTCACAaaaatttatgaaattttttCAAGTTGAACAACTCGCGGCAGCTTTAGATACATCCAAATGGTTAAGTCTACATGTACCAAGTAGGACTTCTGGAAGCTCATCCTCTGTATTAGCCTGCAAACAAAGTAGATTTCAGCTGGTGCGAATATCAAAATAAAGTAAAAGCAAATATATCCAAAGTCACAATACTAAACTCTCCTTTGCTTTTTAGTTCTTCATTGACCTGACCATACATTTGGACTTGGATGTAACCTTAATTGATAAAGTTTAGTAAAAGAGGAaagctttttatttttttaatacctGTATCAAAAATGCCATTTCTATGACCAAATTGCTGAGGTAGCCAAGAACAAGATTGGCCACTCCCCTTGCGACTGTTGAAGACCCCACATCAACTTCAAGCTAGTATCCATCAAAATTTCATAGTTAGAGAATAATACCATGATAACTAGATAATGAACACCTCAACAAAGATTCTAAAGCAAAACTTTTTTGTGCTTATGGAGAAGAATTGGAGTAAATTTACCTCCAAGTAGTTCTTTCCTCGAAAATAATGTACCTCGAGCGCATGACCTATCAAACAAGCTTTCTTGCCTACACTTTGCTTGACAATCCATGATCCCTGAGAAAAACAAACATACTCTAAGCAATGAAAAAAATATACATGACTACTAAGCTCTAACACATATATTTTGTATATATTCATGCAAATATATTTGTAGTGCTATGCATGAGTTTGGTACTTACCTGAGAGATGTATGGAATGAGCTTAAATCTTGAATTTCTATAGACATCATCTCCATTGACAAAGCTATGTAGAGAAGGATTCTCTTCTAGAGGAGTTTTCAACATGTAATAAAAAGCCAAGGTATGCATGGGTGTACCCGGGATCTGAAATGGTAATAAGTTTGTGCTATTGGTGATCACATATCATAATGTTTATGATCAACATGACATTTTGTAAGAGACACTCACTTGAAAGTTGACAATAATGAAGAATTCCGGTGAATCTAGATTTGCAAACTTCTGCATAATGAAACTAACTATTACTTTCTTTTAATCAGAACTATGAAACTGTTTATATTGGTATATATGTAAATACACTTATAcaggattatattattattacaGAACTATactaatatatatgtatatattttttttttccttgtgAGAAAAACTATCATGATATGATTTGCTCAAACCTGAACAATACTATTAGGCCGGCAACCAAGATCATCTTCTCGCTTGTCTGATCTCATCCAGTCTGCACCAACCATTTGCATTAAGGTGCCTTTTGCCTTGACCTGGTGTGGAGAAAACATATTTATTTCATTATTGGAGaaaaataatattaactatttcattttcaaagaagaaaaagaaaaataagtttATAATACTTTTCCTTCTAATGTTTGAAGAAAGTTCAACCTCAAATTCTTAATTTAAATTTCTGACAGGAGAAATCTTTACTTATCACAACAAAACCTTAGTCCGAAGTACTTGGAGTTTCTAATGCAAATCATGTTTTGAAACGCTGTCTTTGCATTATAACTCATCCCAACATGTCTCCTCTCAAATTCAGGCCCAGATTTTCTCCAAGTAATGTCACGAAATAACTTCTTCCCCGgttcttttaattattttctaaTTCCATATCCTCGTATAAAATTTTCACGACACAACCTTATGCCTTAATATGTATCCTCCCCAGTATCACCTACCAATTTTGATCTTCTAATAATTTTTCTACTTCTTATGAAATAAAGTAACAGAATAAAACAGATTTACCTTCTGATGGTCTTGTAAATAATTTGGTCCACGTATTAGAAACAATGAAGGATCACCTTCTGCCCAACTGCCAGGTAAAGCACAAGTTGGGTCCTTGTGAAGAGTAGCTCCATAGAAACATGATATGCTGTCTTCCCTAGCCACTTCTTGTAAATCCATATAACCCTTCTTCTGAGCTGCAGCGAAAGGAATCCCATCCTCAATCAAATACACTAAAATCATACAATATCTTTTGAAGAATTTGGTGGAAAAAACTAGACTGACCTCTGAGGTcttgaatttttttaacaaaaacagCAGCTGATGAGAGTTTTGGCTGAATTATGTTCTGTACATGTCAATGAGGAAACCAATTTCAATAAGAGCTGATAACAAATGAACTCATGTGATCCCATATATGCTTTACATCACAAAATAAAAAATCCATGGAATAACTCTGTGATAACATATGATATGACAGATGGTAAGTGTGTATTTTGTTTTTCGTATTTGTCCAATATGAAGTACCAGTGAATGTCCTTGATTATCAAGATCTGTCAAATTTGAGTGGATTATAAAATGAAGGAAAACAAATTTCTAAAACATCCATTTGGAGTATTCTAAATTCCCTCTAGGAATCATCTTATACACACAGGAAAAGTATATGCATTAGTCACTTGGAAGTTGAGGGTTCATATTTTATGATCAGTAAGTACCGGAGAGTTCTCTCCTGCACTCAGCTCTGATTGCCATTCATTGTCATATTGGTCACATTCTGTTGGTTCAGGAACATCAAAAAACTCATCTGCAGCATCATTCAAATCCATCAAGCTTTTACGACCAGAAACTTTTTCCACCTCATCTTCCACTGAAGAAGCCTCATTCATCTTCCTAGTATCTTCAGTCTTGATACCTTCCTTTCCGGTACTCCGTGGCATTCCAGTCTCTCTTGTCAATTCTTCAGCTAAGAGTTTAGAAGAATCTTTAGACTTGACTCTGAACAGCTCTCTCAGTGCTGTAAATTGCGAAACACATATAATTAACACTGGATGGATGCACAGTGATGGAaaggaataattcatagttaaaaGTGAATTAGTACCGGCGAGTCTCTCAACCATACGGATGGTTATTGATCTTGCAGATGATGGACGCAAGTATAACTTCCAATACTTCCAGTCAATAGAAAGCATGTGTTTTACGAGTGATTGTTTCCCTTGATTCACCGGTGTTATAACGAATCCCCCGCCTGCATATTTGTATAATAGTATCTTCTTAAATGAATTGTTCCAAATGAAACTTGAAACTCAGTTGCACATATATATGAAGATTGAAACAAATGAGATTTCGACCAACTATGCATCTCTAACAAAATAATACAGAGACAGTTCTGGACGAGGATTATGTTCATTCCAATTTCTAGTCAAAGACTCAATTTACACTGAATAGCACAAAGGAGTTACAAGTCTCATCatccaacaatttttttttcatgaatgTGTACT
This genomic interval from Humulus lupulus chromosome 8, drHumLupu1.1, whole genome shotgun sequence contains the following:
- the LOC133798589 gene encoding protein ENHANCED DISEASE RESISTANCE 2-like → MAISQSEGEMEGWLHIIRFNRFGLQYSRKRYFILKDHSLRSFKAIPMSQNEEPVKSAIIDSCIRVTDNGRESIHRKVLFIFTLYNTSNHNDQLKLGASSPEEAARWIRSLQDAASKECQDDFVACSKRKWPTIRLGGSKRPHRKTSIDWTFSSILNTEAMASDVIAPSPWKIFGCQNGLRLFKESKDWDSRGRHWDDHPAIMAVCLVEGTSEGIFRTLMSLGSSRSEWDFCFYRGSVVEHLDGHTDIVHKQLYSDWLPWGMKRRDLLLCRYWRREDDGTYVILYHSVFHKKCLPQKGYVRACLKSGGFVITPVNQGKQSLVKHMLSIDWKYWKLYLRPSSARSITIRMVERLAALRELFRVKSKDSSKLLAEELTRETGMPRSTGKEGIKTEDTRKMNEASSVEDEVEKVSGRKSLMDLNDAADEFFDVPEPTECDQYDNEWQSELSAGENSPNIIQPKLSSAAVFVKKIQDLRAQKKGYMDLQEVAREDSISCFYGATLHKDPTCALPGSWAEGDPSLFLIRGPNYLQDHQKVKAKGTLMQMVGADWMRSDKREDDLGCRPNSIVQKFANLDSPEFFIIVNFQIPGTPMHTLAFYYMLKTPLEENPSLHSFVNGDDVYRNSRFKLIPYISQGSWIVKQSVGKKACLIGHALEVHYFRGKNYLELEVDVGSSTVARGVANLVLGYLSNLVIEMAFLIQANTEDELPEVLLGTCRLNHLDVSKAAASCST